In Pseudoduganella albidiflava, a single window of DNA contains:
- a CDS encoding branched-chain amino acid ABC transporter substrate-binding protein: MPPRAAIAAAVLLSGTLLLGASASAQTVVKIGSASPLSGPGAHQGKDIENGAQLAIDDLNAKGIVIGGQKVQWQLLAEDDAADPKSGTAVAQKLVDARVAGVVGHLNSGTTVPASKIYAAAGIPQISPAATTPGYTQQGFKTAFRVVANDRLIGRTLATYTAKALKAQRIAIIDDRTAFGQGLADEFAKGVRAIAGNEAIVSRQFTNDKAVDFSAILTQIRAKKPDVIFYGGMEAVAGPMLKQMKTLGIDARLVSGDGICSERLPLLAGDALGDDKVICVVAGGIDGPQEASHAAFSERYRARFALPVESYAPYAYDAVMVLAAAMQAAQSTAPARYLPVLAKVRHEGVTGSIAFDARGDLRNAAMTMFTYRQGRKVKLQVVRGR; the protein is encoded by the coding sequence ATGCCGCCCCGTGCCGCCATCGCCGCCGCAGTCCTGCTGTCCGGCACACTGCTGCTCGGCGCCAGCGCTTCCGCCCAGACCGTCGTGAAGATCGGCAGCGCGTCGCCGCTGTCCGGCCCCGGCGCGCACCAGGGCAAGGATATCGAGAACGGCGCGCAGCTGGCGATCGACGACCTGAACGCGAAAGGCATCGTCATCGGCGGCCAGAAAGTGCAGTGGCAGCTGCTGGCCGAAGACGATGCCGCCGACCCGAAGTCCGGTACGGCCGTCGCGCAGAAGCTGGTCGATGCGCGCGTGGCCGGCGTGGTCGGGCATCTCAATTCCGGCACCACCGTGCCGGCGTCGAAAATCTATGCCGCCGCAGGCATCCCGCAGATTTCACCCGCGGCCACCACGCCGGGCTACACGCAGCAGGGTTTCAAGACCGCGTTCCGCGTGGTCGCCAACGACCGGCTGATCGGGCGCACGCTGGCCACGTACACGGCGAAGGCGCTGAAGGCGCAGCGGATCGCCATCATCGACGACCGCACGGCGTTCGGCCAGGGCCTGGCGGACGAATTCGCCAAGGGCGTGCGCGCCATCGCCGGCAACGAGGCGATCGTCAGCCGGCAGTTCACCAACGACAAGGCGGTGGACTTCAGCGCGATCCTCACGCAGATCCGCGCGAAGAAGCCGGACGTGATCTTCTATGGCGGCATGGAAGCGGTGGCCGGCCCGATGCTCAAGCAGATGAAGACGCTGGGCATCGATGCGCGGCTCGTGTCCGGCGACGGGATCTGCTCGGAGCGCCTGCCGCTGCTGGCCGGCGACGCGCTGGGCGACGACAAGGTGATCTGCGTGGTGGCCGGCGGCATCGACGGCCCGCAGGAAGCGAGCCATGCGGCCTTCTCGGAGCGCTACCGCGCGCGCTTCGCCCTGCCCGTGGAAAGCTATGCGCCGTACGCCTACGACGCCGTGATGGTGCTGGCCGCCGCCATGCAGGCGGCGCAATCGACCGCGCCGGCCCGCTACCTGCCCGTGCTGGCGAAGGTGCGCCATGAAGGCGTCACGGGGTCAATCGCCTTCGACGCCAGGGGCGACCTGCGCAATGCGGCGATGACGATGTTCACCTACCGGCAGGGGCGCAAGGTGAAGCTGCAGGTGGTGCGGGGGCGCTGA